GAACCGGTGATGATCCTGACACTGCGCCCGGAAGGCGGCGTCTGGATGACAGCCAAGCCGCTCTAATCCGGCGGCGGCGTTTTCTTCAGTCAAAACGGTACGGATCGTTCGGGTCAGGCCTGCCGCTCGGCTCATTTGCAGATGTTTTGCAGCGCCGCCCAATCCTCATCGGGCATTGACGGGCCGTAGGCCGCATCCGGATCGACCGCTGCCCGCGCCGCGCGAATGCGATCCCCCATCGCCGGGTGGGTCAGGAAATGCGCGGCCACGCCGCTGCGGTCTCCATGCTCGCCCTGCAGGTTCTCAAACATCCGCCCCAATGCTGCCGGGCTGATCCCCGCATCCTCCAACGCCTCATGTGCAAATTCATCCGCAGCGGTTTCTGCGGCTTGGGAATATTGAGCGGCAATCAACCGTTCCGTCAGGAACAACACCGCCGCCCCACCCGCAAAATCTCCGAACAAAAGGCCCAGCACCCCAATAGATCCGGCAGAGCGCAAAGCATGGCGCGTCGGGTCGCGGCTGTTCACATGGCCAATTTCATGCGCGACAACGGCGGCCACTTCATCAGGGCCATCTGCGGCCTCGATCAAACCCCGAAACAGCACGACATAGCCGCCCGGCAAGGCGAAGGCATTGACCATCTCGTGATCAAGAACGGCAATCGTCACGTCCTGCCGAAATGCGCGATCGCCGCTGAGCTTGGCAACCAGTTTGTTCAATGCCGTGGTGCCGACCTCAGAAGCACAAACCTCAATCGGGCTGAGCCCGGTGTCATCAAGCGCCTCTCGGATATGGCCAAAGGTCGCCTCGCCCAGCGCCTTTTCCCCGTCAACCGGGATGAACTTGGCCATGTTATCCGCAAGCAACGGCACCAGCACAAAGATTTGCAAAGCCACGGCAGCCACGGCAGCAAAAGCCCATTTGATCAACCGCCCGCGCCCCTT
This window of the Sulfitobacter mediterraneus genome carries:
- a CDS encoding M48 family metallopeptidase, with protein sequence MTDVLATRAMDATGASYFDGDVPQPREVTLALTQGQSLLEITLDDGQVVEWPLTEVRALPDISGRAQYVLRWTGDPLARLVSPNPFLLSALPQATRRAPPKGRGRLIKWAFAAVAAVALQIFVLVPLLADNMAKFIPVDGEKALGEATFGHIREALDDTGLSPIEVCASEVGTTALNKLVAKLSGDRAFRQDVTIAVLDHEMVNAFALPGGYVVLFRGLIEAADGPDEVAAVVAHEIGHVNSRDPTRHALRSAGSIGVLGLLFGDFAGGAAVLFLTERLIAAQYSQAAETAADEFAHEALEDAGISPAALGRMFENLQGEHGDRSGVAAHFLTHPAMGDRIRAARAAVDPDAAYGPSMPDEDWAALQNICK